In Paralcaligenes sp. KSB-10, the following are encoded in one genomic region:
- the garD gene encoding galactarate dehydratase — protein sequence MITQKGIDPLYIRVHDNDNVAIVVNDGGLPAGAVFADGLTLVERVPQGHKVALSDLAEGAPIVRYNVVIGYALQAVSKGSWLSEARMRMPEPPSLEGLPIATVKAPVLAPLEGYTFQGYRNADGSVGTRNILAISTTVQCVSGVVAYAVKRIKEELLPRFPNVDDVVSIEHVYGCGVAIDAPGADIPIRTLRNISRNPNFGGVTLLVSLGCEKLQPARLFPEGAIAIQRVDPDLVRLQDDEHVGFESMVVSIMQRAETRLAELNLRQRVSCPASDLVVGVQCGGSDAFSGLTANPAVGFASDLLVRAGGAVMFSEVTEVRDGIDQLTARASTPEVAQALIREMDWYDQYLKRGSADRSANTTPGNKKGGLSNIVEKAMGSIVKSGSSAIVDVLSPGEKLRKKGLIYTATPASDFICGTLQLAAGMNVHVFTTGRGTPYGLAAVPVVKVATRDDLARRWHDLMDINAGKIATGQATIEEVGWELFQFILDVASGRKKTWAEQWKLQNSLALFNPAPVT from the coding sequence GGTTCACGACAACGACAATGTCGCCATTGTCGTGAACGATGGCGGCCTGCCCGCCGGAGCGGTGTTTGCCGACGGCCTGACGCTGGTCGAACGCGTACCGCAGGGCCACAAGGTGGCGTTGTCCGATCTGGCTGAAGGAGCGCCCATTGTGCGCTACAACGTGGTGATCGGGTACGCCTTGCAGGCGGTTTCCAAGGGCAGTTGGCTCAGTGAGGCCCGCATGCGCATGCCCGAGCCGCCGTCGCTTGAAGGCTTGCCCATTGCCACCGTCAAGGCGCCGGTTCTGGCCCCGCTCGAGGGCTACACCTTCCAGGGTTATCGCAATGCCGACGGTTCCGTGGGAACACGCAATATCCTGGCCATCAGCACTACCGTTCAATGCGTGTCGGGCGTGGTGGCCTATGCGGTCAAGCGCATCAAGGAAGAGCTGTTGCCGCGCTTTCCCAATGTCGACGACGTGGTCAGTATCGAACACGTCTACGGTTGCGGTGTGGCCATCGATGCGCCGGGCGCCGACATTCCCATACGCACTTTGCGCAATATCAGCCGCAACCCCAATTTTGGAGGCGTTACCCTGCTGGTAAGCCTGGGCTGCGAAAAGCTGCAGCCGGCCAGGCTCTTTCCCGAAGGAGCCATCGCCATCCAGCGCGTCGATCCCGACCTGGTTCGTTTGCAGGACGATGAACACGTGGGTTTCGAGTCCATGGTCGTCTCCATCATGCAGCGCGCCGAAACGCGGCTGGCCGAATTGAATTTGCGCCAGCGCGTCAGCTGCCCCGCATCCGACCTGGTCGTCGGCGTGCAGTGCGGGGGCAGCGACGCTTTTTCGGGCCTGACGGCCAATCCGGCGGTTGGCTTTGCCAGCGACCTGCTGGTGCGGGCAGGGGGCGCGGTCATGTTTTCCGAAGTCACCGAAGTGCGCGACGGCATCGATCAATTGACTGCCCGGGCGAGCACTCCGGAGGTAGCTCAGGCCCTGATTCGGGAAATGGATTGGTACGACCAGTATCTCAAGCGCGGCAGCGCCGATCGAAGCGCCAATACGACCCCGGGCAATAAAAAGGGCGGGCTTTCGAATATTGTCGAAAAGGCCATGGGATCCATCGTCAAATCAGGCTCCAGCGCAATCGTCGACGTCCTGTCGCCCGGCGAGAAGCTGCGCAAAAAAGGCTTGATATATACCGCTACGCCGGCCAGCGACTTTATTTGCGGCACTTTGCAACTGGCCGCCGGCATGAATGTGCATGTGTTCACGACCGGGCGCGGCACGCCTTATGGGCTGGCCGCTGTTCCAGTGGTGAAGGTCGCCACGCGCGACGACTTGGCCAGGCGTTGGCACGATCTCATGGATATCAATGCGGGCAAGATAGCCACCGGCCAGGCCACGATTGAAGAAGTGGGCTGGGAGCTGTTCCAGTTCATTCTGGATGTGGCCAGCGGGCGCAAGAAAACATGGGCCGAACAGTGGAAACTGCAAAATTCGCTGGCATTGTTCAACCCGGCGCCGGTGACCTGA